Proteins encoded in a region of the Chryseobacterium piperi genome:
- a CDS encoding aminoacyl-histidine dipeptidase: protein MELSNIEPQIIWKNFSKLNAVPRPSKKEEKVIAFIKGFGENLGLETTVDEVGNVIIKKPATAGMENRKSIVLQSHLDMVCQKNNDVNFDFETEGIKMEIDGDWVKAKGTTLGADNGLGVATIMSILESSDIPHPALEALFTIDEETGMTGALGLKPGQLKGDILLNLDTEEDDEIDIGCAGGIDVTITQTYETEPAKGQIVRIEVKGLQGGHSGMDIHKGFGNSNVIIGRLLYNGLTKENIQLISIDGGGLRNAIPREAVAIVSVRNAAEFIEELTSGLKKEILEEFATVEPGLQINIENSTSSDKAISEEDSKKIILALKSLHNGVYRMSPDVKDLVETSNNVARVELKGGSLKILNLSRSSVESTKNAVAEQLKSVAELAGMNVELSGSYPGWKPKPGSEIVQLMEKIYTEKFKEKPHVVACHAGLECGIIGANYPEMEMVSFGPTIRGAHSPDEKANIPSAQKFWSFLKDILANIPQK, encoded by the coding sequence ATGGAATTATCCAATATAGAACCGCAAATTATCTGGAAAAATTTCTCCAAATTAAATGCAGTTCCAAGACCTTCAAAAAAAGAGGAAAAAGTAATCGCATTCATCAAAGGATTTGGTGAAAATTTAGGACTGGAAACTACGGTAGATGAAGTAGGAAATGTAATTATTAAAAAGCCTGCCACAGCAGGAATGGAAAACCGTAAATCTATTGTATTACAATCTCATTTGGATATGGTTTGCCAGAAAAACAATGATGTTAATTTTGATTTCGAAACAGAAGGAATCAAAATGGAAATCGATGGCGACTGGGTAAAAGCAAAAGGGACTACATTAGGTGCCGATAACGGTTTAGGAGTTGCTACAATTATGTCGATTCTTGAAAGTTCTGACATTCCTCACCCAGCTTTGGAAGCTCTTTTTACTATAGACGAAGAAACAGGAATGACCGGTGCTTTAGGATTAAAGCCAGGCCAATTAAAAGGAGATATTCTTTTAAATCTTGATACGGAAGAAGATGATGAAATCGATATCGGTTGTGCAGGAGGAATAGATGTTACCATCACCCAGACTTATGAAACAGAGCCTGCTAAAGGTCAGATCGTAAGAATTGAGGTTAAAGGATTACAAGGTGGACATTCAGGAATGGATATTCATAAAGGTTTTGGAAACTCTAATGTCATTATCGGAAGATTATTATATAATGGGTTAACTAAAGAAAACATCCAGCTGATTTCAATTGATGGAGGCGGATTAAGAAATGCAATTCCAAGAGAAGCTGTAGCTATCGTATCTGTGAGAAATGCTGCCGAGTTTATCGAAGAATTGACGTCCGGACTTAAAAAAGAAATTCTGGAGGAATTTGCTACGGTTGAGCCGGGGTTACAGATCAATATTGAAAATTCTACAAGTTCTGATAAAGCAATTTCTGAAGAAGATTCCAAAAAAATTATTTTGGCTTTGAAATCTCTTCACAATGGTGTTTACCGAATGAGTCCTGATGTTAAGGATCTTGTAGAAACATCCAACAATGTAGCCAGAGTTGAATTGAAAGGAGGAAGCTTAAAAATCCTAAACCTTTCAAGATCATCCGTTGAATCTACTAAAAATGCAGTGGCTGAGCAGCTAAAATCAGTAGCTGAGCTAGCTGGAATGAATGTAGAGTTAAGCGGTTCTTATCCGGGATGGAAACCTAAACCGGGATCTGAAATCGTTCAGCTGATGGAAAAAATCTATACAGAAAAATTCAAAGAAAAGCCTCATGTTGTAGCTTGTCACGCAGGCCTTGAATGTGGGATTATCGGAGCTAATTATCCTGAGATGGAAATGGTAAGTTTCGGACCTACCATCAGAGGAGCTCACTCTCCGGATGAGAAAGCCAACATCCCTTCAGCTCAGAAGTTCTGGAGTTTCCTAAAAGATATTTTAGCGAATATTCCGCAGAAATAA
- a CDS encoding LURP-one-related/scramblase family protein, which produces MVLNNLNYPLDFKFKITTLASDFNITDKNGNYVAYVRQKMFKLKEDVIVFNDESRSRELFRIQANQWIDFNASYSLNDLVDKKNFGRLARKGMRSIWKSTYNILDAKDQPKFTVTEDNAWTKFFDGMVSEIPIIGMFTGYFLNPAYTVKGPDGKEYFKLKKMPSFFGRRFQLDRMIDIDDEDESLVVLSLLMMVLLERARG; this is translated from the coding sequence ATGGTACTTAACAACCTGAATTATCCATTGGATTTTAAATTTAAAATCACAACATTAGCCAGCGACTTCAACATTACCGACAAAAATGGAAACTATGTTGCTTATGTTCGCCAGAAAATGTTTAAGCTCAAAGAAGATGTTATCGTCTTTAATGATGAAAGCAGATCAAGAGAGCTTTTCAGAATCCAGGCTAACCAATGGATTGATTTTAATGCTTCATATTCTTTAAATGATCTGGTTGATAAAAAAAACTTTGGAAGACTGGCAAGAAAAGGAATGCGTTCTATTTGGAAATCCACCTATAATATCCTTGACGCAAAGGACCAGCCTAAATTTACCGTAACAGAAGACAATGCCTGGACAAAATTCTTCGACGGAATGGTCAGTGAGATTCCTATTATTGGTATGTTTACAGGATATTTCCTCAATCCGGCTTATACTGTAAAAGGACCTGACGGAAAAGAATATTTCAAACTTAAAAAAATGCCTTCTTTCTTTGGGAGAAGATTCCAGCTTGACAGAATGATTGATATCGATGACGAAGACGAAAGTTTAGTCGTTCTTTCATTATTAATGATGGTACTTCTCGAAAGAGCAAGAGGGTAA